In Setaria italica strain Yugu1 chromosome IX, Setaria_italica_v2.0, whole genome shotgun sequence, the genomic stretch GAAGTACGTCCCCTTGTGCATGGACATAATGGATTTAGCATCCCGCATGGACCATGCATCATATGCTTCGTCACCATCCTGTAGAGGTCAGGGTACTTCTTCTTGTTTGGTAGCTCAGCAGAGATAAGGAGGTCATACTGTTCTGGACACGTGATCTTGTACTTCCTCTGCATTATTAGCAAAAAGTGTGCATGCGGCAAGCCCCTCTTCTAGAACTCCACGACATATACGAATGCACGGACCTTTCCAAGTATGTCTTTTTCCATCAACATCTTCTTAAGCTCCTCCAACTTCGCCCTGAACACTCGAGATACAAGATCTGGACGGTCCTGTGGACTCTGACCAGGATAAAGCTCATTCTTGATCTCATCCCAATTAGGATTGCACGTCATTGTGAGGAAGATATCCGGTTTACCAAACTTTCGCACCAGAGCCATCACATCCATGTACCGACGCCTCATATTACGGGGCCCTCCGATGAAAGTCGGCGATAGCACAGTACGCTTACCAACCTCATTAGCGTCTTCCACCCCTGTACGCCAGCTGTCAACCAAACCTTGGTACTGGTTAGCCCTAAGAATGTCCTGATTGTTGCGGATGTAGTCTAGACGTGAGCTTTCAATCTTAATGTAGGTGTCGACGGCAAATTGCTGGAATAGACGCTTGCCGTATAGTATAGGATTAAAAATCCCAGGCCGCATCTGGAATTTGTAGCAATAGTAATCACGCACGGAGACACATTTATTTCCAGCAGACCCTGCACACATAAACATTGTTCATGTTAGTACCATGATTGACGACATGCGGAACATTTGTCTAATGTTTGTAAGACACTATAAAGACATCTGAATTTACCAGCATCAtcgtcaccaccaccatcagcacGCGCCTTGCGAATCGCTCAAGCTTTATTGACTTCAGCCATAGTCACACCAACTTTTGGAATGCAGTTGTGCCACCCAAGCTCACCTCTCGAAAAGAATAGTGGGTATGAGAGAGCGTCGTAGCACCCATGATAGGACCGGATGCCATGGATCGACCTATCCTTCCCTTGGAGGACAACACTATCATCGAACTGGCCCCAACACTCGCTCCCCTCAATCCAAACGGTAGCAACCTCTGACGTTAATGGCACGTTATATGTTCTCTGGTCTAGCCATTGGTCAAGGTTCAACTCAACATGGTAATCCTCAAGGTTGTCAACCTGACCCATACTCCTAAGATTCTCTGAGTAGGGATTAATGCCATGTAAGATGTCCTTTAGCCTCTGGATGACTTCCCTGTCTTCTTGGGCAGACTTCTCACAGCACTTGCGGAGCCTATGCTCAAGAGACGGATCGTTGTTGTAAAAATAAAGCTCGaggtgaccaggttcgtgaccaTCCTCTTTACCAAATGATCTTATGTTATGGTAGATTTGACCATGGGCACGGAATGTGTAAATTCCACAGTTTCTGATGTCGGTGGTCACACGATCAAGCTTACAGTACATAGAAGTGAAAGAGAAGTGGCCATTGAAATATCTGATGTTTGCACGGAAATGCCTAGCATCAGCGTCCGAGCTCGACCACAATCTCATGAGTCCTGGTGGTGTCTCATGGGTGGAAAGATGAATCTTTCCACTGTGACAACAGAATCCAGGTGGCTCGGACTCAAACTTTTCTGCATTGCAGTGCTCGCAGTTATCCTCTGGCTTGAGCATGTGCGTCACGTTAGGGACATTGGCATAAACCGCATCATATGGATCTGGTACATCGGGTTCATTGGGATCTTCATTAGCCGTCTCGAGATCGACATCCTCATTAGCTTCCCAATCATCAGGTTCTAATAATTAGCACGAGTATGAAGTGTTAGATTTTGGAAATAAGATAACTCAAAGGTCACATAGATGCGCCGGGGTGTACCTTGGCCTCCAAAAAGGTAcccctcatcctcttcctcatcgtcCTCAAATATGATGTTCTCATCACAATCTGATGCAACATTGGCACATGAGTAATGAGACAAACGTATTTACATAGGTAGAATAATAGCATGCAAGAAGCACGTGCAACATTTACCATCCTCTTCCATGGAGGCATGTGTCTCTGCCTGCCCACCATGTGGAGGCACTGAATACGGCTCATCAACAACAGATGGTTGTGTCTGAATACCTGTAGTAGAGTCATTAGGTGCAGGCCTAGTATTTTCTGCGAAAGATTAATTGCGGGTGAGACATAGAAGAGGTATTGACAAATAAGAAAAGTGAATTTCTTTTTACCCGCTGCAAATACATTAGATGCAGTGAAGGGATGGGAGTCACGAGCGTTCGTTTGGGTGCCACCTTTAGTAGTAAAATAACAGTAGGATAAATGTAGGTTACTTTAAATatcataataatataatatatgaaTACTAAGGTGGGCAAAGGATGTGAGCTAATTACCATTGTCCATGACACAAGACGTTTGAGTCGGCTGGCTCGTATAATTGAATTTTTCACAAGCAGGCCGTTTGGTATTTCTGCCAATGGTTGCTTCAAACATTTGATTACGCCGGTTTAGGCGTGAATTCCTAATTCCAGGAGTCACAAGCTTGCTATGGATGGTGTGGTTTGCAGGGACCAGCTGAGGAGTAATGACTCCAGGGGATTGCTCCATAGCTGACTGGATGTAAACAGGCCTGCCGTTTACAAGGGGGATTTCCAACTCGTCCGATATTCTTGACGGCGATTTATCAGGAAGAGGGAATACCAACTCTGGGGTAAAGTGAGGACTTGGCATAGCGATAGAGTCAGGATGCAAATTGCTTGCCTGTTGTTCTTTGGCCCTCTTTCTATAGTCTCTCTTGGACTATcttgttttctctttcttctcttctggCGTCATAAATAATCTCTTTCTAGCATATGAATCACGCCGCCTCTTATTTATTGCAGCCCTCTGCCTAGGAGACATTGCCGCCCTCCGTGCCCTATCCCTTCTACGCCTACGCTCCTTAGGTGAGAGGTCATGATCATCAATAGAACATGGATCTAATCCATCACCTAAATAACGAGTTGCATTGATGTTTGGTTAATGTGTTTGGTGCATTAAGATGGCAACAATTAAGAATAACAAGATCTCTATTTGATTTGGCATATGTATCACGCCGCCTCTTATTTATTAATGCGATGTTTTCATAAAAAACCTATTAAAGGAAGCAGTTATAATTAAAGAAGCACTAAATAATTAGCCACCAGTCATAATTAAGAAGCACTAAATAATTAGCCACCATGGGATTACCTGCTCCACCCACAGTACTGCTATAACTTTCAACGCAAACGTCCCCCGTGTCACCAAGAGTAGCATCATCAATGCGTAATGCAGCGTTTATATCtaaaaaagttttagagctttaaATTCCTGAAATCAGAGTCAGATCATATGATTATTCATCGCACGGTTACCTCCTTCACATATAGGGCTGATACAACTCTGATCGCATCAATCTTCCATCTCACCAAAAGTAGCCTTCTGAAATAAAGCACCTTCTGAAATAATGATGTTTTTCCAAAACAACAAAAGTGTGTAGGCGCACCTGATTCACCTGTCCCCACATGAAGTATGTCTTTATTTTCTCCCAAATCTCCTCTATGGAGCCACCTATCGTTTTCATCTGCCTCCATGTGTACACTGTTGTCTACATAAACTCTTTAGTCTCACTATTTTGTTATGAAAAAATAACGATGCAGAAGTGGAGTTAAACAAAGAACACAATAGTACCTTGGTGATTGTTTGGAATGTGCTGAATGGCACCTTGTTCCGTTTTTCTCCTCTTACCCTCTCTATCACGTTCATTAGGATCTACATGATCCAGGGTTTGCGTACCTTCATCATATTGAAATGACATAATGAGTGACCATAGTACATCACGACCCAAATGTCCAACTGTATCCTCACCTAGAATTGTTATATTTGTGAGTTCTTTAAAAGGTTTCCTAGACCGCCTTGACCCTTCCATCAACGCGATAGTACCTGCACAAGCCAAATGAAAGGCAAAATCGGATTTCAAAAAATTGATTGTATAATTTGATTATGCATCTCATTTAGTTTTTGCTAACTTCCAGGGAAGACCTATATGGGTATAGGCCTGGTAAATTATACGTGGAACTATTCCTACTCTAGCTTGGCAGGTCTTACATTACTGATAGGATTTCTTAATTTAAAATTTGATTGGATCAAGTTAACCACCATATAGCATATACTTGTTAGTGTACAGGTTATATCAATAGGTTTATTTTCTTGCCTGAGGAATGCATTCATATATTAATATGTAAGGCAGTCCACAACCAATAATCGATAACATTCGGGTATGCGGTTCAGAAACAGAACATTCATAATTTCACTATGTACTTGCCAACTACGCACTACCTCTATTGCAGCATTTTGGAACAAAGGCAAAACATTGGTAAATCAGCACTGACCTGTAACTTAAATCTGCCAATGTTTCGTAGATAACAATCTGCTACTGAAGAAACATTCAAGGCACTCAACTGCGGAAATCAGGAGGCTCTTAGGCTGCAACCTGAATCAGAACAATTGTCTCAAAATTAGAGCAATTCAGATAGATGATGCAGTTAGTATATATTGCAGTACACATTGGATTAAACAAGACAGGACATGTGCATTCAACTTAACTTGTATGTGATCAAATGAGAATATTAATAGGAGAGAAAAACTGATTCACGGCCCTCTTTTACAATCTAGCAATATTATAGGCAATATTATAGGATAGTTGTCCTGGATAAAGCAGAATTAACACAGCTGAAGCACTTCAATGTCCTATGGGCAAAATTTTTTTTGATACCGCCCTATGGGCAAAATTATTTAATAGTTTGACCTTAAAATATGAATTGACAAGAGGTACCATAGTATTTTGGAGGCATATAAGAATATGAGGCCCCCACTGCAAACACCAGAAGAGGCAAACTTGTTAAAGAACTTGATTTACATTTTACAGATGGTCCCTTTGTGTCCCAGAACGCTGATAAAATGGCTTGAGAAGATTGACCCTAGAAAGATGGAACACAGTTTTCATTTGCATACTCTAGTTTTTCTGGAGTGACATTTCTTATCACTACCAAAACACATAGATACATTTCTTAATATTTTGTGCTTCCTTAAGCCGTTCACATGATACTTCAGCTCCTCCTGCATTTTACTATTTAGCCACAAAACATAATGCTAGCACCGAATCTGGTTCCACTAAACTCCATTGAAGATTTGTGCTACTATGCTTGCTGAAAAAATGAATTGCAGAAACCAAGCAATATTGTAGCAGTGGAGTAGTGTGTGTGAGATACAACAGGCTCTCGACGTGTGGTGGATACAACTTTGACTCAAGTCTATGTGTACAGCAAACAAAGAGGTAATTATGCAATATAGATGCAATCTCGATGATTTCTCTAAAGCATTCAGATTCTGAAATTGAATTGAAGCATTTATTGTTAATGCTGCATTCAGCAGTGTCTATCCAATTTCCCTGAAATCATCAGTTCCTCTCTTCACAAACATTGCATAAAACTGACCATATCTGAACAGGATTTTTTCTTTTACACTTTTAACTATGACGGGAATGAAACCCTCAACACGTATTTGTCATTTGCATGGATGAAGTCAATTTTATTAGCTGATTTAACCATTGCCCGTATAACACATGGGATAGAGCTATCAAGGAGGGAATTCAGACATACTCCATAAAACCACTGAATGAAATTCCATCTTCACGTCTCAGTGCTATCAAGTGAAGACTTTATTTCAGAAACATTAATGGAAACTGAAAATCAAATGGTCCAGGATCTCTAAAAATAAAATGGTCCAAAACTGCAGCTGAATATGCTAACTTTGGTGCAAGGGAATTGCAaagtataaaaaaaatcagtagCATAGATAGATTTAATTTTCAAAACCAGGTGCAAGAAAATGGCTGGTTAGCAATTCATAAATAGTGCAAGTAAAAGCTGGCCAATAGTCATCAAACGAATTGCATATCGCAGGATGGTATGGGCACATTGAAGTTAGAAAATCAGTGTCAACTCACCTCTTTCTTCTTGTCACGCTTGCTCTTTACCTCTTGAAAaatatctgaaaaaaaaatatgtagtgGTAAATTATCAATGTCCATAGATGAGCTCGACCCATTGACAAATTGGATTGGTTAAATGATATACTTATTTCAAAAACTAACATTCCATTGAAATACCCTTTACAGGCTGCCACTGCAACACTTTAACAGCTGCAATTAACCAGATGCAATGAAGAAAGAATCAGCTCATTTAAAAGACTGCATTTGATGATGAACATTTTCAATCAGATTTCAGGTTACCACATAATCATATATAAACTAATTTTTAGGACCGCCAGATTGGAGCTATCAGTTTTTAGTTCAATTCGCGATTAACTGAGCTTCATGCTCAATGCTCCCAGCTATTAGAATAAAATAAGGTGGATGTGTACATCTACAATTGGAATGCCCATGATGACATGTCCAGAAAAAAATCGAAGCCATAGGAAAGACCATGTTGTCTTTGTAGATGATGTCATAGACCAAAACTGTGAAAGAATAGCCAAAAAACCAAACAACACATAACTTTTCTAGATTAAAATTACAACATCAAACACATGAGCTTTGAATCCAGAGATGCAAATCACAGGTCAAAAAGAGAAGGATAAAATAGCAACAAGCTACAGTAAAAACTACAAAACAAATAATCTACTCCAAAGCTGCAACCCTGAATCTTCTCCAGTGTTTCCTGCAATGTATGCAGTTTAATACCTGTGAAATGTACAGTAAAAACCACTCTGTTTTCTTCAACCATGCTATTTAGTACCCTTTTATTACATAAAAGGTTTGCTCATCCTCCATAGAGAATTAAGCTAAGTGACTTTCTCTACTAATCATCATTTTGCACATTACAGATCAAAAGGGAGAAGATCATCTAAATATAAGAGTTGTATGTCTGAAACACATGGCACAAGAACATTAATAAGATATGAAACAAACCAAATCACATGACAGGAAGGAACAAGGCAGAGGATCTACCAAAGCGGTCATAGGGATCCATCACTATTCCTTTTATTGTACTTGCAGACTGTACATGATGCATTCTTAAGACTGTCTTTTGAACATAATTCCAAGCTATGCATGACACATACACACTCTCCTATTGAACTGAAATCTTGGAGCTAACAGAGGCAATTCCATCGAATGGACCAAACCTTTGTCACAGGCAGAATGAAAGGTAAAAGCTTAAACTCAGAGTCAAGTAAAAGCATGAAAACAAAATGAATAAACTTTGTTGAGACAAATGTAAATGCATGCAGGCCTTGAAGTTCACATActtgtgagaagaaaaaaaagaaagcaaataGAATTACATTTACTATCCTCCATCTTCACTCCTGCTGCTACAAGATGCATCACCAGAGTACATTTCAATGATTGAATGATGTTAATCATTAAAGGATTTGTTCAGGCAACACACTATAAATGACTAAAACAAATATATTTTAGCAAGTCTGTACAAAAGAATTTAATATGATTCAGGAAAGGATGGGTGATGTTATAAATTAAATCATTTTGCTTTGAACAGCAATGTAAGATACTCCAACCAGTAAAGGAGGAAATATCTTTTCCGGTCTTGTGCTAGTAGAGAGCTTGTTTTGCCAAAGAGCACAGTAAAATTATGATCAGCAGCTCTTGTTAACATGTAAGACAGTCTACAACCAATTTTTCAATGGAAATGTCTATAGTAAAGAATATGCTCTTAACAGAAGAACAATGTGaaattataaatttatttggTCTTCTTATAAGTTATAACTTCAGAATGATACCTGTACTACCAAAATGTCAAGGAAACCAGCCCTGAGTTCAAATTGGAACATATCCAGAATTTTCTAGGTACTCCAGATGGGCAAACTTGCTTTCAAACACCCACTGTGATCTGAGTAATATATCTTTTACTATTTTACCAAAAGAGCAAAACAAGAAAGTTTCTTCATCTGAATGTTGCAAGCTTCAACTAAAACAGACCAAGTAAACATACACAAGGTTTCACCAATGTAACTGCAGATACCCTGATGTGCTTTATATAGTCCAGATAAGCATAATGGTAACGTTGGCACCTGCAGCCTTTTGTACAACAGTTCCAGGCATCATCATGCAAAGAAGTATCTTTAATTGTCACCTTTTGGCACCTAAAGCCTTTCTTTAATTGTCGGATTGGTTCAGGAGAGCACCATTGATCATATTCAGGTATCATTGGATCACCATTGAGCAGGCAATTCTTTTTCATGGTAAGCTAGAACTAACTGAATGAATAGGGAAAGAACTGAAGATGGTA encodes the following:
- the LOC101753102 gene encoding uncharacterized protein LOC101753102 isoform X2, whose amino-acid sequence is MPSPHFTPELVFPLPDKSPSRISDELEIPLVNGRPVYIQSAMEQSPGVITPQLVPANHTIHSKLVTPGIRNSRLNRRNQMFEATIGRNTKRPACEKFNYTSQPTQTSCVMDNGGTQTNARDSHPFTASNVFAAGIQTQPSVVDEPYSVPPHGGQAETHASMEEDDCDENIIFEDDEEEDEGYLFGGQEPDDWEANEDVDLETANEDPNEPDVPDPYDAVYANVPNVTHMLKPEDNCEHCNAEKFESEPPGFCCHSGKIHLSTHETPPGLMRLWSSSDADARHFRANIRYFNGHFSFTSMYCKLDRVTTDIRNCGIYTFRAHGQIYHNIRSFGKEDGHEPGHLELYFYNNDPSLEHRLRKCCEKSAQEDREVIQRLKDILHGINPYSENLRSMGQVDNLEDYHVELNLDQWLDQRTYNVPLTSEVATVWIEGSECWGQFDDSVVLQGKDRSIHGIRSYHGCYDALSYPLFFSRGELGWHNCIPKVGVTMAEVNKA
- the LOC101753102 gene encoding uncharacterized protein LOC101753102 isoform X1 translates to MPSPHFTPELVFPLPDKSPSRISDELEIPLVNGRPVYIQSAMEQSPGVITPQLVPANHTIHSKLVTPGIRNSRLNRRNQMFEATIGRNTKRPACEKFNYTSQPTQTSCVMDNGGTQTNARDSHPFTASNVFAAENTRPAPNDSTTGIQTQPSVVDEPYSVPPHGGQAETHASMEEDDCDENIIFEDDEEEDEGYLFGGQEPDDWEANEDVDLETANEDPNEPDVPDPYDAVYANVPNVTHMLKPEDNCEHCNAEKFESEPPGFCCHSGKIHLSTHETPPGLMRLWSSSDADARHFRANIRYFNGHFSFTSMYCKLDRVTTDIRNCGIYTFRAHGQIYHNIRSFGKEDGHEPGHLELYFYNNDPSLEHRLRKCCEKSAQEDREVIQRLKDILHGINPYSENLRSMGQVDNLEDYHVELNLDQWLDQRTYNVPLTSEVATVWIEGSECWGQFDDSVVLQGKDRSIHGIRSYHGCYDALSYPLFFSRGELGWHNCIPKVGVTMAEVNKA